One Gemmatimonadaceae bacterium genomic window, AACCGCAGGCGCTCAGAGACGCCGACACACAGCTCGACTCGGTGATCCGAGAGCTGGACGCCGCGCGAAAAAACCCCGTGCTCGACGTCCCAACAATCGAAGCGCTGCGGACGGCCGTGCGGCACTATCATGCATCCGCACGGCGCGTGAGCGAGCGCATGATCGCCGGTGAAACCGGCGACAGCATCGCGGACGCCACGGCGTGGACCACGAAGCAATACGATGCGCTCCGTGCCGAACTGGACGCGACCGCCGTCGCCGATCAGGAGCGCATCGAGAGCGCCTTCACGTCAGCAAGCCGACTCGAGCTCGCGACCTCGATCGCCATCGGGATCGTAGCGTTAGGCGCCGTCGCGTTTCTGTGGGTGCTGTCGCTCTTCACGGAGGAACTATTGACGCGCACGCTCACCGATCCGATCGGCGAAGCGGCACACGTCGCCGACCGCCTCGCGCGCGGCGACGTGACGGTCACGATTCCTTCGAGCGTCGATGGCGAGGTGGGGCGGCTGCTGCGCGCGATGGAACAGATGGTCCAGTACCTGAAGGAGATGGCGACGGCCGCGGAGGCAATCGCCGCGGGCGACGTCACCGTGCACATGGAGCCGCGTTCGGCGCAGGACGCCTTCGGCGTCGCGTTCCGGCACATGACGCAGTATCTGCAGTCGATGGCGCAGGTGGCGGACAGCGTCTCGGCGGGAAACCTCGCGCAAGCGGTCGAGCCGCGCTCGTCCGCCGACACGTTCGGCCGTGCGTTCGCGTCGATGATCGGTACCTTGTCGACGGCCGTCGCCGAATTGCGCGGCGCGGCGCAGGCGATCGCCGGCGCCGCGGCCGAGGTGGCGTCGTCGGCGCAGGAGCTCTCGCAGAGCACCTCGGACGAAGCGGCCGTCGTGCAGCAGGCCAGCGCCGCAATCGACCGCGTGCATTCGCTCGTTAGGCGAAACGCCGAGACGAGCCGTGAGACGGAGGAGCTGGCGCAGCGTGGCGCGAACGACGCCGAGCAGAGCGGCCACGCGACGCAGGACACCTTGCGCGCAATGCATCGCATCACCGAGCGGATCTCCGCCGTCGGTGAGATCGCGACGCAAACGAACCTCCTCGCGCTCAACGCGGCGATCGAGGCTGCGCGCGCCGGCGAGCATGGCCGCGGCTTCGCCGTCGTCGCTGCGGAAGTCCGTCAATTGGCCGAGGGCAGTCATCAGGCGGCGCAGGAGATCCAGACGCTCGTCTCCTCGAGTCATGGCGTCGCCCAGCGGTCGAGCGAACTGTTGACGACGCTCGTTCCGGCGATTGCGCAGACCGCGGCGCTCATGCAGCGCATCGCGTCGGCATCCGCGGAGCAGACGAATGGACTGAGCGAGGTGACGAGCGCGATGCGTGGCGTCGATCAGGCGACCCAACGGAACGCCGCCGCTGCGCAGCAACTCGCCGCGACAGCCGCGGAGATGTCGGCGCAGGCTGAAGTGCTTCAGGACTTGATTAGTACGTTCAAATTGGCGGCGTAGCGCGTGGACGGCGGGAACCGCGGAAAGCATGAGGGGCGGAAGCCCCGTGAAATGCGGAAACCGCTTCATGCGCGGTTCCCGCGGTTCGCAACGCCAAGGAACACATTCTGCATGCCTTCGCTGCATGACTGACGAAACAGCTCAACTTCGCCGCGAGATGGCAGGCACGCGCGACCGCATGGCGCGCGATATCGACGAATTGCGCGATCGCGCCAGACGGCGAGTCGATGCCGGGCGATTGGTGCGTGAGCACCCATGGTCTGCGCTTGGCGCCGCGGTCGCGCTTGGTGCAGTCATCGGAGGTACCGGCGCCGATGAGAAGGTCGCGTCCGCCGCAGCGAGTGCCGTCACTGGCAGGACTGCGAAACGGCGATCTCACGAGGACCGCGACGAGAGCCAGGCGCCGGTCGTCGAGGAGCATCGCCATCGGCCCGGAATCGGCGAGCGACTGGTCGGAATGCTCGGCGCAACGGTGGCGGCCACGCTGGACCGCGTGATCGATGAAGTGCGTGTCGCCTCACGCGAGTGGGGCGCGCGGAGGTCTCCCTCGATGCAGCGCGTGGCGCGACGAGCGCCCGTCGCCGCGGCCGCAGTGGTCGGGGCGGTGGGTCATGAAGGTGCGACCGACCGCGCCGTCGACGCCGTCCCTGTGCCTAACGAGATGGCACCTGCCGAGTTGGGGCTACGCGCTGAGGCGGTCGAGGCCGTCGGTGGCGGAACGCACGAGCCGCCCCTCGAGCCCGGAGCCGGCGAGCTCGGCGCGCGTTGGTCGTAGACGCCGCCGCGGTTGGTGATTAGTCGTGGGTGATGGGCGAATTCGGAGTCCCGCCAGCAACCGCCGTTAGGCGCGCATCTTTTCGAGGAACTTTTGCCGGAATTTCGCGACTTTCGGCGCGATGACGACCTGGCAGTACGGCTGCTCGGCGTTGTTCGCGAAGTAGTCTTGATGATAGCGCTCGGCAGAATAGAACGTGGTGAGCGGTTCGATCTTCGTCACGATCGGATCGTCCCATAGTTTCTCTGCCGTGATCTCGGCAATCACCTCGCGCGCCGTGCGCGCTTGCTCGTCCGAGTGCGTGAAGATCACCGAGCGATACTGAGTCCCGATGTCGGCGCCCTGACGATCCTCCGTCGTTGGATCATGGATCGTAAAGAAGACGTCGAGGAGCTCGCGGTACGTAACCTTTGTTGGATCGAAGGTGATCTGGACAACTTCGGCGTGCCCCGTCTGCCCGCTGCAGACTTCGCGATACGTCGGGTTCGGCGTCGTGCCACCCGCATACCCGGATTCCACTTTCTCTACGCCTCGCAGCTCGCGATAGACCGTATCGAGACACCAGAAACATCCGCCACCGAGCGTAGCTGACTCGCGCTCGCCTGTCATTTTACACACTCCTCCTGATTTCTCTCCGAAAGTTATCGATGCTGTCCAGTCGAGCGGGGTACGGTCTTCACATGTAGCTTGAGCGCGATGACCGGCCCGTCCCACTCCCCCCGCGCGGCATCAGCGCGTCAGCCCGAGCCGCGCTGGCCCGTGGCGATCGCGCTCCTCGCCGCCGCCAGTCTGCACTTCGTGTTGCCGCGCTCGCTCTTGATGGGGCCACCGTGGATGGTCCTCGGCGCGGTCGCGACTCTCATCGTTCTCGCGACGTATGCGCGCCGACGGCGGCGCTGGGCGCTCAACGAGCGGCTGAGCTATTTCGCGCTTTTCGTACTGACGGCGGCGCTGATCTTCGGCCTCGCCGGGCTCCTGTGGGCTCTGCCTCGACGACTCGAAGCACCCGCGGCACTGCTCCGATCAGCGGCAGTGCTGTGGGCGACGAACGTCGTGGTTTTCGCTGCCTGGTACTGGCGGCTCGACGCGGGCGGTCCCAACGCGCGAGATTTTCGCGACAAGCACGTCCGGGGCGCGTTCCTCTTTCCTCAAATGCTGCTGCCCGGCGCCGACGAGGAGCTGACGCTGGCCGAGGATGCGTTGGACGCCAACTGGCGGCCGGGATTCGTCGATTATTTGTTCCTCGCGTTCAACACGAGTACGGCCTTCTCACCGACCGACGTTCCGGTGCTTTCGCGATGGGCGAAGGGAATGATGATGGTGCAGTCGTGCATCTCGTTCACGAGCGTCGCCGTCATTGTCGCACGGGCCGTGAACATACTCTAATCTTCCGAGAAGTTCAGAGACCGGGCCTTCGCTCGTCGGATCGACAGTTATGACTTCGCTATTCGCGCACACGCTGCTTGTGCCACGATGGCGACACTCCACGCGAGTCCGGCCGCGAAGAGCAAAGTCACGGGAAAGAGCAGGCCCCACGGTAGAGCCAGCGCGCCGCCCGCGGCGCGCGCGAGCGCCCACGTACGTCCGTGCAGGCTGTCGATCACGAGCAGCAGCGCCCAGCCTCCGACCGCTCCCCACATCGCCTCGAGAGCCACTTCGGGGCGATCCCACCAGAATACGCCGGTGAGCACGGCCGCGAGCGGGACGATCCACCAGCCGACCAGCCAGCCGCCAAGCACGACGAGTGCACCGCACGCCAAAGCCGCGAGCGGCAATCGACGCGACGGTCGACGACGATGTGTGCCCGTCATTCGCGAGCCCTCAGGGTTAGGCGCGCCGAGGTCTCCTTGGCGCTCAGTTCGGGAATCCACTTCGGAACGACAAGCGCCTCGAGGTTGCCCTCGAGCCACTGCTGGAGATGATTCTTGTAGCGCGAGCTCGCTGGATTTCCCGACTGACCACCGGGATATGTCCCCCATGCCTTGAGCTCGTTCGAGGAGAGCTCGACGACCATCCGCCAGCTCGGACCGAAGATTCCCGCGCCACTCGACGGGTTGAGCGTTCCGCGTCCGCCCTGCGTCGGGAGGTCGAGCGCCGACAGCGACGGCAGGCGCAACGGATGCCAGATGTTGACGTGCCGAACGCGGCTCCACGTCCATCCGTTCTTCGCCGGATCGCCATAGCGAGCGCGCGCCGTGTCGAGCGCGGCCGCGAGGCTCGCGGCGAGAATGTCGTCGCGCGTCTCTCGACGCGCCGTGCGCCGGTCGTCCCACCATTCGCTCGTCGAATCGGCGAGGAGCTCGGCGAGCACCTCGCTCGACGGAGTCACGACGCGTCGAATGCCGCCGCGGGTCGGCGCTCCCGGTGCGATGAGCTCGTCCCATGTTCGATTGACGAGATCTCCGTACGCAAGCTCGAACAACACCGCCCGTTTGTTGCCGGTCGTGTACTTGCGATCCCACTCGCCGAGGAGGCGCGCCGCCTCGGCGAGCCTCGTTGCGTCGACATCCGGAACGGGATGCGTAGCCGCCCGCTGCGCGGCATTGAGAAAATACGGGACGAAGAGATCGGCGAAGACGCTGCCTGGATCGGTCTGGAAACGCCGCATCTTGTCGACCGTCATCGCGCTGTCGCCGCGAAGGAGTTGATTGATGCGTAGCGCGCGCCACGTCTCGTATTGTCCGCCGAACCAATAATTCGCCATGCGCGGATCGATCGGCTGCTGGTTCGCCGATGCGAGATAGCCCTGTTCCGGATCGCGTGCCTGCGGCGCGAACTCCACGGGGAGATAGCTGCGCCAGTCGCTGGCCGATGTCGTGCCGTCGCGAACAGTGAACCCACTTCCGCCGCCAGGCCTAACGGGAAAGCGACCCGTCGACCGGATGGCGATCGAGCCATGTCGATCGGCGACGAGCATGTTCTGCGCCGGTGAACGGAAGTACATGCCCATCACGCGCTGGAATTCGTCGACGTCCTTCGCCTTCGCCGCGAGACGGAAGCCTTCCGTCTCGTTCGACTGCTCGAGCACCGTCCAGCGCATCGACAGCCATTGCCCATTCTCGCGGCGGAGTGGTCCGCGATGCGTGAAGTACAGTGTGTCGACCGCGAGGATCTCGCCGCGCCGGCCGCGGTATTGCTCAATCCGCTGCTCGAGCGGCCGCCACGTGCCGTCCATGAAGTACTTGGTCGGGTGCTCGTCCTGATCGACTTTTTCGGTGTAGAAATCGAGGACGTCCGCGCCCGTGTTCGTGAACGTCCACGCAATATCGCGATTGAAACCGAGGATGATCGCCGGCAGGCCAGGGATCGTGACGCCATAGACGTCGAGTGTGGCCGGCACCAAGAGCTGCGCCTCGTACCAGATCGAGGGAAGGCTCAACTCGAGATGCGGGTCGCCGGCGAGCAGTGCGTCGCCCGTCGCCGACCGGCGCGGTGCGACCGCCCAATTATTGCTGGCGTAGGTTCGCGGCTCGTCGTTCCCCGTCGCCGCGGCGCTCGAGGGCATGTAGTCGTGAAGCGCAGCGATGAGCGTTTGTGAATCGACACTGTCCGGCGTGCCGGCGGGCGTGAGACGGGCAAAATCGAAGCGCGGCGCCTTCCGGCCGTTCGGCAGGATCGGCTCCTGAATCGGTGAGTTCTCGGGAAAGAGCGACGCGGCCGCGGCGGAGCCGACACGCGATGACGCGAGCGCACGCTCGAGCTCCGGCACGATGTAGGCAAGCGTCCATCCCATGCGGTTGAACAGCAGCAACGAGTTGAGCGGCTGCCACTTGGGCACGGCCTTGATTCCCAGCAGTCGAAATTCGAGCGGAAGTGCGTCGCGCGACATGTGGTCGATGTAGGCATTCACGCCGTCCGCGTATGCGCGCGTGAGCCGTGCCGTCTCCGGCGCCGTGGAGTCGATGAGCGCGAGCTTGCGCTCGGCAGACCACGGAATTGCGAGGCGCCGCATCTCCCGGTCGAGGGGCAATGCCTGCGGGCCGGCGATCTCGGTGAGTCGTCCGCTCGCCGCCATCGTTTGCAGCCAGAGCTGAAAGAGCCGGTCGCGCGCGACGACGTAGCCCAGCGCACGATAGGCATCGTCGTCCCTCGTCGCGAAGATGTGCGGCACGCCGCGCACGTCATAGCGAATCTCGACTGTCGAGCCGAGCGTCGGCACCACATCACTCGCTTCGTTAGGCAGCTCGGCAGTCCGCGCCAGCGCCCAGACGCCGTGCGCGGGGTCGAGCAGGGGACCGAGTGCGGGCGCCCGACCGATGGGCCACGCTCCGATCCAGAGCAGCGCCGTGAATAGCACGACCCCGCCGATCGTTCGTGCGCCTTGCTTGCCAATTGGCAACGTGCCGACCTTCATGCCGCTTCTCCCGTTCGCCGTTCCATGTCGCCCAGATGCACGCTGAAGGTCGATCCCTTGCCCGGTGTGCTCTCGAGTGTCAAGCGGAGTCCGAGCGCGTCGCACAACGAGCGAGCGATCGAGAGACCAAGGCCCGTGCCGCCGTAGGCGCGGCTGGTCGTCGAATCCGCCTGCTCGAACGGCTCGAATATGGCACGTTGACGCTCCGCGGGAATACCGATGCCGGTGTCGCTGACGTCGATGCGCCGCGGTCGCTGCGTCGCGCCATCGACGATGAGACCGATCACGACCTGTCCCTGGTGCGTGAAGCGCAGCGCATTGCCGGCAAGGTTGATCAACACCTGGCCCAGTAGTCGCGCGTCGGTCTCGATCGCGACGGGAAACGAAGGCACGTCGGCGCGGAGCGATACGCCGGCGGCCCGCGGTTGCCCCTCGAGCTGCTCGACGATCTCCCGGACGAGCGCGTCGAGGCGGACGGTTCCTGTCTCGACGGTGACACGTCCGGCCTCGATCTTCGCAACGTCGAGCAGGTCATTCACGAGCTTGAGCAAATGCTCACCATTGGCCTGAATGCGATCGAGATAGGTAAGATCATCGGCGCCGAAGTCGCCGGCTCCATTGCGACGGAGCACGCGCGCGAAACCAATCACCGAGTTGAGCGGCGTGCGCAGCTCGTGGCTCATGCGCGAGAGAAAGTCGCTCTTCGCACGACTCGCCGCTTCGGCCGCGTCGCGCGCGCTCAGAATGGCGGCCTCGTACCGCTTCCGGTCGGACACGTCCGTCACCGTGTCGAGCGTGCCGACCATCTCGCCGTCGGCGTTCGCCAGCGGGCCGCCAGAGATCTCCAGCCACGCGCCGGCGCGAGGGCCGTCGGTAACGCGGACCTCGCGACGGTCGGAATCATGCGCGGTTATGCCTAACCATTCCGCGGCGGCACGGCCGATGAGCTCACCCTCGGCGCGCCCGGTGAGCTCGAGCGTGCGTTCGTTCACGAATTGAATCCGGTTCTCCAGATCGGTGATGATCAAACCCTCTTTCATCGAGCGAACAATCGCGCGGAGACGCGCTTCCGATTCGCGCAACTCGGTCTCGACACGCTTGCGAAGGATCATCGAGCCAAGCTGCTTCGCGACGGTCGAGACGACGATCGCAGCGCTCTGGTCGCGACGCCGAACCGAGTTGAGAAAAAAGCACAGCACCGCGGTCACCTGGTGCCCCGCCATCACCGGCACGGCGCACACCGCCCGAAAGCCGTTCGCGACCGCGACCTTCCGTCGCGGTCTCGGCTCGTCTGCCTCGAGGTCCTCGATCCAGGCCAGCTCGCCCCTGTTCCAGACCGTTCCCGGCAGGCCCTCACCGAGCGCGAGCGAGAGGCCGCGTCCGCTCTCGATCAGCGGTGCGACGTCCGTGCCGGGAGCGGCGAAGCACACGTCCTGCCGCACGAGTCGCGCCTTGGGGTAATCGGGCAGCCACGCCTCGCCGTAGCGCCAGCGCGTCGACTGACAGATCGACGCCAGCATGACGCCTAACGCCGAATCGATATCCTCGGCGGCGCCGGCCTCGACGGTCACCGATTGCAGCAACTGGAGCACCGTCTCTTCCTGCCGCTTCTCGGTGACGTCCACGCCGAGGCTGACCGTGCCGACGACGCCGCCTAACGGGTCACGAAGCACGTTGTTGTCCCACTCGATGAGGCGCCGGCTGCCGTCGCGGCACACGATCTCGCGTTCGAAGCGCGCGGGGATCGTGCCGCGCCGCATCTGGGAGCGGAACGCACGCCTAACGGCGCGCTCCGGCATGCAGACGTCGAACCAGTTGTGGCCGAGCAGCGCATCGCGCGTCCAACCGGTGGTCTGACACAATCCTTCATTGCAGAAGGTGACCATGCCTTCAGGGTCCAGCGCGACCGCGACGAGATTTGGCGTCTCCAGCGTCGCGCGAAGCCGCTGTTCCGATTCCCGCAGCGCACCCTCGATGCGTTTGCGCGAGGTGATGTCGCGGCTCGAGCAAACGAACCAGAGTGGCTGTCCGGTTCTCGAATCACGAACGGCACGACCATTGGTCTCCAGCCATACGTAGGAGCCGTCCGGCCGTCGACAGCGCCAGGTCACCAGCGAGGAGCCGCGGTTGCGGTGGGCGCGATCGCGGCCCTCGGCAATGAGAATCCTGTCATCAGGATGAGCGAATTCGATCGGCGAGCGGCCGCGCAGGTCTTCGCTCTTGCTGCCGACCAGTTCCTCGAGCGCTGGCGCCGTGTACGTGAAGCTGCCGTCGAGGGCATGCGTCGAGATCATGTCCGACGCGTGCTCCGCGAGGAGCCGGTAGCGCTCGCGCGCTTCCGCAAGCTCGGCGGTACGCTGTTGCACTCGTCGCTCGAGCTCTGCGTTCGAAGCGGCGAGCAGGGCTTCGGCCTGTTTTCGCGACGAGACGTCGGCGAGCGTGACGGCGATGGCGTCATCGATCCGAACGGCCGACAGAGCGACCCAGCGTCGCTGTGTTCCTCCGGTCGTGTCGAGCTGGAACTCGTCGCGGTACGACTGGCCGCTCTCCGTCAGCCGAGCGAGGGCACGCGTCGCCTCCAGCTCGTGCGCGCGCGGCAACGTCTCGCCGACCAGGCGGCCGACGAGTGCACGAGGATTCCGGCCGGTGAATTCCTGGGACGCCGGGTTCAGATACACGACCTGAAAATCCGTGGCGCCCTGTTCGTTCTTGATCGGATGGAGAAGTGCAAAGCAATCTGGCGACGTGTCGTGCACCAGCCGGAATTGGTCCTCCGCTCGACGTAGCAGCGCGTCAGCGGCTGTCCGGATCCGCGCGTCGTAGGCCTGCCGCCGCCAGACGATTCGTCCAAATAGGGCTCCGCCAAGAAAGGCGGCGAAAAGCGCGGCGAGGGTTTCGTCGGGGGAAAGGAAGAACATCCATGACCGACGGATGAGCGATGTGAAGGCAACGGCAAAGCTCCATATGCGTTCCCGCGTGCACTCACCTCGCTCGCGCCAACTGCCTCTGCAGTGTCTCCGGAGTCTTATCCCCGAACTCGTGCGGTTCCAGCGGTACCCGGAGCTCGACCCCGTTCTGACTCACAAATGCCCGATACGGTGCCTCGGACGACTCGATGCGACGCCGTTCGCCCGAGCGGCGGTCGTACACATACCACCGCTCTCCGGACTCGGCCTGAAAGATCAAGGTTCCGTCGACGGCGCGTTCGGTGTACGCCGAGTTGCGTCGGTCACCAGCCAGACGACTGCGGCGATCTTGACGAGTCGCCTGATCCAGAATGCGTCCGAACATCTCGGCGTCCGTCGGCAGCTCGAGGTACGGTAAGCCTCGTTGCTGAGCCCAGCTGCCCGTGTCGCCTCGGTGGGTCACGCCAAAGACGACCACGCCGATGCCACGATGCTCGGCACGCGCAAGGAAGAGATCGGATCTGAACGTGTCGACTTCACCGTCCGCGACGATGACGAGAAGTGGAACGTGGCGCGCGAGCGCGTCCTCGGGTCGCTCGTTCGGATCCGCAAACACGGGCTCGAGTTGCGAGAGCTCGACGAGCATACCGAGGAGTGCACCCGTCATTGGCTGCGGTGTGAGGATCAGCACCTTGCCCCGGTTCGTGCGTATAGCCACGTGGTAGCCTCTTCGCTCCTTCGTCCGCTCGATGCGCGCTAACGTCAGTTCCCGGCACGCCGGCAAGGGATACAGAATCCCGCCGCAAATATATCCTGCCCTGCTCTCGATTCAGGTACACGTTTGCACAACAAATCCTTACACAGTGGAGATCCCGAACGGTGATGGTCGCTTACAATCCTCGCCCGCCGCGCGATGAGAGACGCTCGTTGTCGCCAGATGTCGCTGCGCAGCTTCAGTGTGCGCTCCGCGCGCATTGGGCCGAATCCGATGGCTCCGATGCCGAGCTGGCCGCCGCGCTCGAGGCGGTCGCTCAGGACGCGCGGGTCCGGGGACTCAGACCCGAGGAGCTCTTGCTCGCGATGAAAGCGGTCGAAGAAGAGGTCGCAGCGACCCTCAAAATCAACGTGACGCAAGATCGTGACCGTTTCCGGACTAGCCTCGTTGGCGCTTGTATGCGCGCCTTCTTCGCCGAAAAGAAACAAGACGGCTGAATGGTCGCTCTCCGGCCAGCAACCAACATTCGCCGGCGGCGCGGTGTACTAGGTACGAGCAGCGGCTCGGTCCCGAGTCGCACCGCAAATCCGGACCGCGCAGAGTACAAATGGCCGCCGCAAGGGCACTCGTGGGCTCGATAGCGTCTGACGATGCTCAACTCGTAGACGACCGCGAGTTGGTCGACCGCGTCAAGCATGGTGACGCCAGCGCCTACGATGCTCTGGTTCGCCGCCATCTGGCTCGCGCGACGATGGTCGCGCGGCGGCTCCTTGGTAATATCGAGGATGCCGAAGATCTGGTGCAGGACGCGTTCATGCGCGCGCTCGATCGGATTTCGACGTTCGATCAGACTCGTGCCTTTGCGCCGTGGTTTTTTCGATTGCTCATCAACACCGGGATCAACGCGCGGAAGGCGCGAGCGCTCCGCGCCGCCGAGCCCGAGCGAGGCGACTTTCCGTCGCGCGCGGCGAATCCGCTCGAGCTCGCGGAGCGCGAAGAGCTGCGCGAGCGATTCGTTGCCGCGCTCGCGTCGCTGCCGCCCCGACAGCGACTCGTGGTCTCGATGTTCGAAGTCGACGGCTTGTCGACGGCGGAGATCGCGGAAGCGTTAGGCATCAGCCGGGAAACGGTGCGATGGCACCATCATCAAGCACGACAGGCACTCCGCCACGCGCTGGCCGCGTTTCGGGGGTGATATGGATTCATCACGAGGAGAGACGGTGAACGAGGAGCGGAGAGTGGTGTCGTTGTCTGAGCCGGAGCGTGACACCCGGTTGGCGCGCGCGATCCGCGCCGCCGAGGGCGCGCCGCTGAGTGTTGCACGATTGGAGTTGTTGCGGACGAGGATCGCCGCCGCCGCGACGGCAGCATTGGAAGCACGGCGTGAGCGCGCATGGTGGGAGTGGATGACGCGGTGGGCGCGAACCGAAGTGGCGCTCGCGGCGGCAGCGACGATCCTGGCGGCCGTGGTCGGTAGCGCGAGCACGATTGGGCGCGCGGAGGTCGCGAGCGACACGGTGATTGCGGTGACGACCTCGTTGCGTCCGGCGGCGGCGACGCGCCTCGACAGCGTCGTCGCGCGGTCGCTCGCCACCGGGGCGTCTTCGGAACAGGTGATGAACGCGCTCGTCGGGCCGCCGAGCGGTGAGTGGCTGCTGACAGCAGCCGTGTCGCGTTGAGCGGAGCGCGGGGAGATGAACCGTTGCCAACATTGAGAGGATTCACACCATACGGCGCGAGCAAGCCGGCATTGGGGGCGCGTCCCGGAGCGACGCGTGCAATGGCGGTTGCCTTGCTCGTCGTGGTTGCGTTAGCGGGCATGGGACTCGGCTTCGCCGCGGACCGTCTCGCCTTGCATAACGAGCGCAACGGGTCGCGTCGCGCGCCGCCGCCATCCAGCTTCGGTGGGTCTTTCCGCGGACCCGGCCGCGAGGCCTACCGCGCACAGGGAATGCGTGAACGCCTGGCGCAGGAGCTCGACCTGTCGCCCGAGCAACAACGTCGCGTGGACTCGATCATGGCGCGGCAGACGGAGGATTTTCGCCGACTGCAGGAGGCCATGCGGCCGCGCTTCGATTCGCTGCTCGTGAGTGCGCAGGCACGTCTCGACTCGGTGCTGACACCTGCCCAACGAGACAAGCTCAAGACGCTTCGGTCTCGTGAGGTGTTCGGACCGCGAGACAGTTTTGGCTCGCGAGAACGGCGTCCACCGCCATTCTGATCGGTCGAGTTCGGTTCCCTCGGCGCCAGAGATCGCGTCGGCACCAGACCTGCCTTGAGAAGCGTTACGTCTCCAGGAGGAGGAACCGCAATGCAGCGTAGTTATGCGACCGGCGGATTCGCGGCGCTTGGTTTGGCGGTCGCGTTCGGAATCAGCGCCTGTGGCGTCTCGCAGCAGCAGGAAGTACAGCTGGGACAGCAGGAGTCGGCGCAGATCCAGCAGCAGCTGCCGCTGGTGCAGGATGCCGTCATCAACCAGTACGTCACGTCGTTAGGTAACCAGATCGCGCAACACACGTCCCGCGCCGATCTCCAGTGGCAATTCTACGTCGTGAACACGGATGTCGTGAACGCATTCGCGCTACCGGGCGGCATCGTTTACGTCAACCGCGGCGTGCTCGAGCGCGCGGACAGGATGGACGAGCTGGCGGGCGTGCTTGGCCACGAGATCGAGCACGTCGTGCGGCGCCACTCGGTGAAGCAGATGGAGCAGATGCAGGGCGCGAACGTGGGTGTGGCGCTCGCGTGCACGCTGACGAACATCTGCAGCAATCAGGCGGCGGCCGCGGCGATCAACGTCGGCGGCACGGCGATCTTCGCGAAGTTCAGCCGCGCGGACGAGGTCCAGGCGGACGAGGGCGGATTCCAGAACGTGATGAACGCGGGAATCAGCCCGGAGGGCATGCTCAGCTTCTTCCAGAAGCTGCTCGCCGAAGAGCAACAGAGCGGCGGCAACAGCAATGTGAGCTCGTGGTTCTCGGATCACCCGGGTACGCAGGACCGCATTGCCGATATCCAGCGGATGCTGGCGCAGGTCCCGCAGTCGAAGCTCCGCGGCCTAACGACAGACACGCAGGCGTTCCAGACGATGAAGCGACGCGTGATGAGCTTACCGCCGGCGCCGAAGCAATCGGCCAACTTGCGGTGAGTGGTGGTGGTTGGTAGCTGGTGATTGGTAGCTCATGATTCGGAAGGTCGGCGAGCGAAGCTCGCCGACTTTCATCGTTCTCCAACTACCAACTACCAGCCACCAACCACCAACCACCAACTACCTCCAGTGCCAAAGCACCGCCCCCGATCGTCAGGCTTTCGTGACAGTCGAGCGCAGCGAAGGGCACCCGGGGTATAACGAAGCCATCTTCTGCAGCGGCGCGCGCGTGCTGGCCAGCGGCGCCATGTTCGCCGGGCTGGCGCTCGCGCTCGGCGGCGGACACTTCACGATCGCGACGCTCGC contains:
- a CDS encoding PAS domain S-box protein is translated as MFFLSPDETLAALFAAFLGGALFGRIVWRRQAYDARIRTAADALLRRAEDQFRLVHDTSPDCFALLHPIKNEQGATDFQVVYLNPASQEFTGRNPRALVGRLVGETLPRAHELEATRALARLTESGQSYRDEFQLDTTGGTQRRWVALSAVRIDDAIAVTLADVSSRKQAEALLAASNAELERRVQQRTAELAEARERYRLLAEHASDMISTHALDGSFTYTAPALEELVGSKSEDLRGRSPIEFAHPDDRILIAEGRDRAHRNRGSSLVTWRCRRPDGSYVWLETNGRAVRDSRTGQPLWFVCSSRDITSRKRIEGALRESEQRLRATLETPNLVAVALDPEGMVTFCNEGLCQTTGWTRDALLGHNWFDVCMPERAVRRAFRSQMRRGTIPARFEREIVCRDGSRRLIEWDNNVLRDPLGGVVGTVSLGVDVTEKRQEETVLQLLQSVTVEAGAAEDIDSALGVMLASICQSTRWRYGEAWLPDYPKARLVRQDVCFAAPGTDVAPLIESGRGLSLALGEGLPGTVWNRGELAWIEDLEADEPRPRRKVAVANGFRAVCAVPVMAGHQVTAVLCFFLNSVRRRDQSAAIVVSTVAKQLGSMILRKRVETELRESEARLRAIVRSMKEGLIITDLENRIQFVNERTLELTGRAEGELIGRAAAEWLGITAHDSDRREVRVTDGPRAGAWLEISGGPLANADGEMVGTLDTVTDVSDRKRYEAAILSARDAAEAASRAKSDFLSRMSHELRTPLNSVIGFARVLRRNGAGDFGADDLTYLDRIQANGEHLLKLVNDLLDVAKIEAGRVTVETGTVRLDALVREIVEQLEGQPRAAGVSLRADVPSFPVAIETDARLLGQVLINLAGNALRFTHQGQVVIGLIVDGATQRPRRIDVSDTGIGIPAERQRAIFEPFEQADSTTSRAYGGTGLGLSIARSLCDALGLRLTLESTPGKGSTFSVHLGDMERRTGEAA
- a CDS encoding sigma-70 family RNA polymerase sigma factor, with translation MAAARALVGSIASDDAQLVDDRELVDRVKHGDASAYDALVRRHLARATMVARRLLGNIEDAEDLVQDAFMRALDRISTFDQTRAFAPWFFRLLINTGINARKARALRAAEPERGDFPSRAANPLELAEREELRERFVAALASLPPRQRLVVSMFEVDGLSTAEIAEALGISRETVRWHHHQARQALRHALAAFRG
- a CDS encoding M48 family metallopeptidase; the encoded protein is MQRSYATGGFAALGLAVAFGISACGVSQQQEVQLGQQESAQIQQQLPLVQDAVINQYVTSLGNQIAQHTSRADLQWQFYVVNTDVVNAFALPGGIVYVNRGVLERADRMDELAGVLGHEIEHVVRRHSVKQMEQMQGANVGVALACTLTNICSNQAAAAAINVGGTAIFAKFSRADEVQADEGGFQNVMNAGISPEGMLSFFQKLLAEEQQSGGNSNVSSWFSDHPGTQDRIADIQRMLAQVPQSKLRGLTTDTQAFQTMKRRVMSLPPAPKQSANLR